The Rhizorhabdus dicambivorans genome contains the following window.
GACTATGCGGCGCAAACATCGCCACTGATGCGCTCGCTGTTCCGGCTGACCGTGCAGCGTCTCGATGGTTTCGCCGATACCCAGCCCAATGCCGAGGGCGCGATCGAGGCCATTCTTGCCGATTTGGCAGGCGGACCGGTAGCCCCCCTGCGAGCGATCCCGACGCTCACCGGCGCGATCAGCTTGTTCCTCCTCCAGGCTCCCAAAAACCTATAACGCGAACCATTTGCAGAAATGCTTGCTTCTACAGTTACTGGAGGTTGTAGAAGCAGCACATGGCAGATTCGGATGAAGCAAGCGGCTGTGGCTGCACTGGGGACAGCGCGCGCGCGGAGAAGGATCCGGCCTACCGGCGTGCGCTCTGGATCGTCGTGCTCCTCAATCTCGGCTTCGGCGCATGCGAGATCGTCGGCGGCTTTATCGCCGACAGCCAGGCGCTCAAGGCCGACTCGCTCGATTTCATCGGCGACGGGACGATCACGCTGGTAGGCCTCATCGCGCTCGGCTGGACCGCCGCAGCGCGCGCCCGGGTCGCGCTTGTGCAGGGCATATTCCTGTTGACGCTGGGGCTTGGCGTGATCGGCGTCGCTCTTTGGCGTGCCTTGACCGCGGTCCCGCCCGAGGCCGATCTGATGGGCGCTCTCGGCGTCGTAGCACTCATCGTGAACGTGACCTCGGCATTCGTACTCTCGCGGTTTCGCGAAGGCGATGCAAATGTGCGAGCGGTCTGGCTGTTCAGCCGCAACGATGCGCTCGCCAATGTCGCGGTCATTGTGGCTGCTGGGCTTGTCGCGTGGACGGACAGCGCCTGGCCCGACCTTGCGGTTGCCTCGGTAATCGCGGTCCTCTTCCTTCACTCCGCCTATGAAATCCTCCGCGGCGCGCGTACCGAGCTGCGCGAGTTGACGCAGACGGCTTGATCTTTGGAGTTCACTGCGTGGTCCTGCTTTTCCGTCTTCGCCTGTTCACTCTTCTTCTTGCAGCGCTGGGCGGCATCATGCTCTCTCCGGTAGCTGCGCGAGCGCAAGGCGGCGAGGTTCAGACCATTTGGCGGCTTCTCGACTATGTGGCTGTCGACTATGCCGGAGCAGTGTCGGGCGGCCGCGTCACGAGCACGAATGAATATGCTGAGATGACCGAATTCTCGGCGACGATCCGGACCGGCATCGCGGCCCTTCCTTCGAAGCCCGGACGGGCCAGGCTGATCGGCGAGGCCCAGGGGCTTGAGGCCGCCATCGCTTCAAAGGCAGCGCCGGAAGTGGTGGCGCAGAAGGCGCGAGCCTTGGCGAGTGATCTGCTGGCCGCCTATCCGGTGCCACTTGCGCCCGCCAAGGCGCCCGATCCTGCACGCGGCAGGGCGCTCTACGCCGAGAATTGCGCGAGCTGCCACGGCGCCAAGGGCGACGGCCGCGGTCCGCAGGCGGTTGGAATGGATCCGCCGCCGATCGCCTTCACCGACGCTGAGCGTGCGCGCAAACGCAGCCTGTTCGCGCTCTATCAGGTGATCGATCAAGGGCTCGACGGCACGGCCATGCAGAGCTTTTCGCATCTGCCATCGGAAGACCGCTGGGCGCTTGCAGCCTATGTCGGTGGTTTCGCGTTCAAGGACGCGGCGGCGGGCGAGCGCATGTGGAAGAGCAACGCCGC
Protein-coding sequences here:
- a CDS encoding cation transporter, which translates into the protein MADSDEASGCGCTGDSARAEKDPAYRRALWIVVLLNLGFGACEIVGGFIADSQALKADSLDFIGDGTITLVGLIALGWTAAARARVALVQGIFLLTLGLGVIGVALWRALTAVPPEADLMGALGVVALIVNVTSAFVLSRFREGDANVRAVWLFSRNDALANVAVIVAAGLVAWTDSAWPDLAVASVIAVLFLHSAYEILRGARTELRELTQTA